One stretch of Deltaproteobacteria bacterium DNA includes these proteins:
- a CDS encoding MFS transporter: MSSNERLPRDFHLVTAANFVFFLNFASFFLLPVHLHDLGASAETIGYVMGTAGFAGIVVLPFLGVLLDRVDRRRFVIAGGAIMATASYAYLLVPGASPLIYGVRVVQGVAFTAAFVTASTLAAELAPRAIRGRALGIFGISTLLTHAIAPAIGEVIASRFGFSALFAFAGTLGLGSVGLSAMVRAPRAHGPDRSAPAGEGSLRREPVLWLAAATMTACGMGFGTVLTFVPTFVRAAGIERVAPFFLSYSLAAIAVRIVLGGLSDRVGRRPVLFPAMAVLAAAIATLGLVASVPALVAVGLAFGAGQGMVYPTANALMVDLSHAGNLGRVQTLFSGSFSVGVAISAFVFGGIIERFGYPLAFAAASACVVCGMGLLRLAPPLSAAMGVANVPRESREEAPC, from the coding sequence ATGTCGTCCAACGAGCGCCTGCCGCGCGACTTCCATCTGGTCACCGCCGCGAACTTCGTCTTCTTCCTGAACTTCGCCTCGTTCTTCCTGCTGCCCGTGCATCTCCACGACCTCGGCGCGAGCGCCGAGACCATCGGCTACGTCATGGGGACGGCGGGCTTCGCCGGCATCGTCGTCCTGCCGTTCCTCGGCGTGCTCCTCGACCGCGTCGACCGGCGCCGGTTCGTGATCGCGGGCGGGGCGATCATGGCGACCGCGTCCTACGCGTACCTCCTGGTGCCGGGCGCGAGCCCGCTGATCTACGGGGTGCGGGTCGTGCAGGGCGTGGCGTTCACGGCGGCCTTCGTGACGGCGTCGACGCTCGCGGCCGAGCTCGCGCCGCGCGCGATCCGCGGTCGAGCGCTCGGGATCTTCGGCATCTCGACGCTGCTCACGCACGCGATCGCGCCGGCGATCGGCGAGGTGATCGCGAGCCGGTTCGGCTTCTCGGCGCTGTTCGCGTTCGCGGGAACACTCGGGCTCGGCTCGGTCGGCTTGAGCGCGATGGTGCGCGCTCCGCGGGCGCACGGCCCGGACCGTAGCGCGCCGGCGGGCGAGGGCTCGCTCCGCCGCGAGCCCGTGCTCTGGCTCGCGGCGGCGACGATGACGGCGTGCGGCATGGGCTTCGGCACGGTGCTGACCTTCGTGCCGACGTTCGTGCGCGCCGCCGGCATCGAGCGCGTCGCGCCCTTCTTCCTGTCGTACTCGCTCGCCGCGATCGCGGTGCGCATCGTCCTCGGCGGCCTCTCGGACCGCGTCGGGCGCCGGCCGGTGCTCTTCCCCGCCATGGCCGTGCTCGCCGCGGCGATCGCGACCCTCGGCCTGGTCGCGAGCGTGCCGGCGCTCGTCGCGGTCGGCCTCGCCTTCGGCGCGGGACAGGGCATGGTCTATCCGACCGCGAACGCGCTCATGGTCGACCTCAGCCATGCCGGGAACCTCGGACGGGTGCAGACCCTCTTCTCCGGGTCGTTCAGCGTCGGGGTCGCGATCAGCGCGTTCGTCTTCGGCGGCATCATCGAGCGCTTCGGCTACCCGCTCGCGTTCGCGGCCGCGTCGGCGTGCGTCGTCTGCGGCATGGGGCTGCTGCGGCTCGCACCCCCCTTGTCAGCCGCGATGGGGGTTGCGAATGTGCCGCGCGAGTCCCGGGAGGAGGCCCCATGTTGA
- a CDS encoding endonuclease III: MDVLRRAAPGWGSPAVTLIAETTGDPFRVLISTILSLRTQDETTAVASRRLFARAADPAAMSKLPAATIAKLIYPVGFYRTKARAIRDVCRALLDRFGGHVPNDLDALLTLNGVGRKTANLVLTLGFRSQGICVDTHVHRITNRWGYVRTTTPNDTEQALRRILPAEHWIEINDLLVAFGQKLCRPISPHCSRCPIATYCPRRGVESQR, translated from the coding sequence ATGGACGTCCTGCGCCGGGCGGCGCCGGGATGGGGATCCCCGGCCGTCACGCTGATCGCGGAGACGACCGGCGATCCCTTCCGCGTGCTGATCTCGACCATTCTGAGCCTCCGTACGCAGGACGAGACGACGGCGGTCGCGTCGCGTCGGCTCTTCGCGCGCGCCGCCGACCCCGCCGCCATGTCGAAGCTCCCGGCGGCGACCATCGCGAAGCTCATCTACCCCGTCGGCTTCTACCGCACGAAGGCGCGCGCCATCCGCGACGTCTGCCGCGCCCTCCTCGATCGCTTCGGCGGCCACGTGCCGAACGACCTCGACGCGCTCCTCACGCTGAACGGCGTCGGCCGCAAGACCGCCAACCTCGTGCTGACGCTCGGCTTCCGTTCGCAGGGGATCTGCGTCGACACCCACGTGCATCGCATCACGAACCGCTGGGGCTACGTCCGCACCACGACGCCGAACGACACCGAACAGGCGCTCCGCCGGATCCTGCCGGCCGAGCACTGGATCGAGATCAACGACCTGCTGGTCGCGTTCGGACAGAAGCTCTGCCGACCGATCTCCCCGCACTGCTCGCGCTGTCCGATCGCGACCTACTGCCCGCGTCGCGGCGTCGAGAGCCAGCGATGA
- a CDS encoding AAA family ATPase, protein MTPAIAAAAIEDFQQTFAAVRAEIARVVIGHERAIETILTAFFAGGHVLIEGVPGIGKTLIVRSLAEALNLSFNRIQFTVDLMPADITGTRIITEHPDGRRELVFVAGPIFAHLLLGDEINRATPKTQSALLEAMAEQQVTVAGSSYRLAAPFFVLATLNPIEMEGTYQLPEAQLDRFIFKVLLEYPSEPELTRILAATTVADPPTIRPVLSADRAAARAEELKRLVREVLVAPHVEQYVAGLVRLTTPAGARGDSEAENDVRRYVTYGASPRGAQAIVLGAKVMALLDGRPHVTYDDVDKVAVAALRHRLVMSFAAEAAGVAPAEIVERVLVAARRLRT, encoded by the coding sequence ATGACACCCGCGATCGCCGCCGCCGCCATCGAGGACTTCCAACAGACCTTCGCCGCCGTCCGCGCCGAGATCGCACGCGTCGTGATCGGGCACGAGCGGGCCATCGAGACGATCCTGACCGCCTTCTTCGCGGGCGGCCACGTCCTCATCGAGGGCGTACCCGGAATCGGCAAGACGTTGATCGTGCGCTCGCTGGCCGAGGCCCTGAACCTGAGCTTCAACCGCATCCAGTTCACGGTCGACCTCATGCCGGCGGACATCACCGGCACGCGCATCATCACGGAGCACCCCGACGGGCGCCGCGAGCTGGTGTTCGTCGCGGGGCCGATCTTCGCGCACCTGCTCCTCGGCGACGAGATCAACCGCGCGACGCCGAAGACGCAGTCGGCGCTGCTGGAAGCGATGGCCGAGCAGCAGGTGACCGTGGCCGGCTCGAGCTATCGCCTCGCGGCGCCGTTCTTCGTGCTCGCCACGCTGAACCCGATCGAGATGGAGGGCACCTACCAGCTGCCCGAGGCGCAGCTCGACCGGTTCATCTTCAAGGTGCTGCTCGAGTATCCGAGCGAGCCGGAGCTCACGCGCATCCTCGCCGCGACGACCGTCGCCGATCCGCCGACGATTCGCCCCGTGCTGTCCGCGGACCGCGCGGCGGCGCGCGCCGAGGAGCTGAAGCGGCTCGTGCGCGAGGTGCTGGTGGCGCCGCACGTCGAGCAGTACGTCGCCGGGCTCGTACGCCTGACGACGCCCGCCGGCGCGCGCGGCGACAGCGAGGCGGAAAACGACGTGCGGCGCTACGTCACCTACGGCGCGAGTCCGCGCGGCGCCCAGGCGATCGTGCTCGGGGCGAAGGTCATGGCGCTCCTCGACGGCCGTCCGCACGTCACCTACGACGACGTCGACAAGGTCGCCGTGGCCGCGCTCCGGCACCGGCTGGTCATGAGCTTCGCCGCCGAGGCAGCCGGCGTCGCGCCCGCCGAGATCGTCGAGCGCGTGCTGGTCGCGGCGCGCCGCCTGCGCACGTGA
- a CDS encoding RNA methyltransferase, translating to MELDRIRIVLVRPREAGNVGAVARAMKNMGLARLVLVDAPAVDQARAATLAVHAQDVLAARRHVASLAEALAGCGLVVGTSGRATAARDAATTPRALAPIVLAAAAANDVALVFGPEDHGLALEELKLCQHVLAIPTSDAYASLNLAQAVVLCAYELWTAAAPPAPARELASHERLELLWSKLEAGLSAVSFLHGEEAPAIMRRLRTMLGRAALDDGEVQMLLGVARQMTWAGTRARRRVRN from the coding sequence ATGGAACTCGACCGCATCCGCATCGTGCTCGTCCGCCCGCGCGAAGCGGGGAACGTCGGCGCGGTCGCGCGCGCCATGAAGAACATGGGGCTCGCCCGGCTCGTGCTCGTCGACGCGCCCGCCGTCGACCAGGCGCGGGCCGCGACCCTCGCCGTGCACGCGCAGGACGTGCTCGCGGCGCGGCGGCACGTGGCGTCGCTCGCGGAGGCGCTCGCCGGCTGCGGGCTCGTCGTCGGCACGAGCGGCCGCGCGACCGCGGCGCGCGACGCCGCGACGACGCCGCGCGCCCTCGCGCCGATCGTGCTCGCGGCGGCGGCCGCGAACGACGTCGCGCTCGTGTTCGGACCCGAGGATCACGGGCTCGCGCTCGAGGAGCTGAAGCTCTGCCAACACGTGCTCGCGATTCCGACCTCGGACGCCTACGCGTCGCTGAACCTCGCGCAGGCGGTCGTGCTCTGCGCGTACGAGCTCTGGACGGCCGCCGCACCGCCCGCGCCGGCGCGCGAGCTCGCGTCGCACGAACGGCTCGAGCTCCTCTGGTCGAAGCTCGAGGCGGGCCTCTCGGCCGTGAGCTTCCTCCACGGCGAGGAGGCGCCGGCGATCATGCGGCGTCTGCGGACGATGCTCGGGCGCGCGGCGCTCGACGACGGCGAGGTGCAGATGCTGCTCGGGGTCGCGCGGCAGATGACGTGGGCGGGAACGCGGGCCCGACGCCGAGTCCGGAATTGA
- a CDS encoding BatA and WFA domain-containing protein encodes MRLGNPAGLAALGAVAVLVVLYLYDRRRRTIPVGNLFLWQRVESPPRERERFRPDRLFFAQLAIVLALVAAYVRPVLERAAPPAPGAPLVLVLDVSASMQTREDDGTRFAEARGRALARVGEAAADDEVMILTAATRPRVVLDWSRDRARVRASLEALAPTDAPTDLAPALELARAIAADRPGASIAVFTDLPPEASGLTPEARAALDYVQLGRSDDNVGIAGITVTTPPFHGSSDATATIDVRNYSRTSREAVLEARVAGTPWARRAFTIAPRATEHVLLTRPPGSGPLEVRLGGDDALAVDDHATAWIGAGAPLDLLLVTDSRALADAFAGVASALAGSRVEVTSRERFEAAPPAGRRVALFDGFVPATLPLAVNALYVAPPPGNDVCPSGARRDGATVVDWDESHPALAGLDALHALGVDGVVELGDVSWGTPIVLAAAHRAAFPLLVAGERNGRRTACLGAELGGSLGSSDRLPLLLLTLATLRWLAEPFGPRALLVETGRPMLAGSAPIAAGGGDGLEIAGDPPVVVAERAGVYTLGPPGGERLVLANLFDDRESDVGRSGAAEWRASARPASPAPTASGRPLAPWLYVAALAAMAGEWALWRAAQVRRAKPPALAERPGSGRR; translated from the coding sequence GTGAGACTCGGGAATCCCGCCGGCCTCGCCGCGCTCGGCGCCGTCGCCGTCCTCGTGGTGCTCTACCTCTACGACCGGCGGCGGCGCACCATCCCGGTCGGCAACCTCTTCCTGTGGCAGCGCGTCGAGAGCCCGCCGCGCGAGCGCGAACGCTTCCGACCCGACCGGCTCTTCTTCGCGCAGCTCGCGATCGTGCTCGCGCTGGTCGCCGCCTACGTCCGACCGGTGCTCGAACGCGCGGCGCCGCCCGCGCCGGGCGCGCCGCTCGTGCTGGTGCTCGACGTGTCCGCGAGCATGCAGACGCGAGAGGACGATGGAACACGCTTCGCGGAGGCGCGCGGGCGCGCGCTCGCCCGCGTCGGCGAGGCGGCCGCCGACGACGAGGTCATGATCCTCACCGCCGCCACGCGACCGCGCGTCGTCCTCGACTGGAGCCGCGACCGCGCGCGCGTCCGCGCGTCGCTGGAAGCGCTCGCGCCGACCGACGCCCCGACCGACCTGGCGCCGGCCCTCGAGCTCGCCCGCGCCATCGCCGCCGACCGACCCGGCGCGAGTATCGCGGTCTTCACGGATCTCCCGCCCGAAGCGAGCGGCCTGACACCCGAGGCGCGCGCCGCGCTCGACTACGTGCAGCTCGGACGGAGCGACGACAACGTCGGAATCGCCGGTATCACCGTCACCACCCCGCCGTTCCACGGATCGAGCGATGCGACCGCGACCATCGACGTCCGGAACTACTCGCGTACGAGCCGCGAGGCGGTGCTCGAGGCCCGCGTCGCCGGCACACCGTGGGCGCGGCGCGCCTTCACGATCGCACCGCGGGCCACCGAACACGTGCTGCTGACGCGGCCGCCCGGGAGCGGCCCGCTCGAGGTGCGGCTCGGCGGCGACGACGCCCTTGCCGTCGACGACCACGCGACCGCGTGGATCGGAGCAGGCGCGCCCCTCGACCTGCTTCTGGTGACGGACTCGCGCGCTCTCGCCGACGCCTTCGCCGGCGTGGCAAGCGCGCTCGCCGGCAGCCGCGTCGAGGTGACCTCGCGCGAGCGCTTCGAAGCGGCGCCGCCGGCCGGGCGACGCGTCGCGCTCTTCGACGGATTCGTGCCGGCGACGCTGCCGCTCGCCGTGAATGCGCTCTACGTGGCTCCGCCCCCCGGCAACGACGTCTGCCCGAGCGGCGCGCGACGTGACGGCGCCACCGTGGTCGACTGGGACGAATCGCATCCGGCGCTCGCGGGACTCGACGCGCTGCACGCGCTCGGCGTCGACGGCGTCGTCGAGCTCGGCGACGTGTCGTGGGGAACGCCGATCGTGCTCGCGGCGGCGCACCGCGCCGCGTTTCCGCTGCTCGTCGCCGGCGAGCGGAACGGTCGCCGCACGGCTTGCCTCGGCGCAGAGCTCGGCGGCTCGCTCGGGTCGTCGGATCGCCTGCCGCTCCTCTTGCTGACGCTCGCGACGTTGCGCTGGCTCGCGGAGCCGTTCGGCCCGCGCGCGCTCCTCGTCGAGACCGGCCGTCCGATGCTCGCCGGCTCCGCTCCGATCGCGGCGGGCGGAGGCGACGGGCTCGAGATCGCGGGAGATCCGCCCGTCGTGGTCGCCGAGCGCGCGGGCGTCTACACGCTCGGGCCGCCGGGCGGCGAGCGCCTCGTGCTCGCGAACCTCTTCGACGACCGCGAATCCGACGTCGGCCGGAGCGGCGCGGCCGAATGGCGGGCGAGCGCGCGCCCGGCCTCGCCCGCACCGACGGCGAGCGGCCGCCCGCTCGCGCCCTGGCTGTACGTCGCCGCGCTCGCCGCGATGGCCGGTGAATGGGCGCTCTGGCGTGCGGCGCAGGTCCGGCGCGCGAAGCCGCCGGCCCTCGCGGAACGACCGGGGAGCGGACGGCGTTGA
- a CDS encoding DUF58 domain-containing protein gives MSPPATPGVLDFGGLARFDGLTLHVRRGMGERPGERRFPGRAQASGVEIEAYSPYTPGDDLRHLDWSAMARLDQLLVRRFTAEREVRFHVLLDASASMDAPPEDAKRAGAHALAVALAYVGLAANDAVQVACLRGDGAVATSPVYRHRRGTLALAELLAASEVGGAVRLGAACEDYARRHPEAGAALLVSDFMTDSAEVERGILALQARRFEVHLLHVIGASELDPAGHFTRGILVDVETGATHPMVLTSAVAGRYREVLEAHLAALREVAARTRCTYARWTAGTDLATFVTVDLAQTGLVRRR, from the coding sequence GTGAGCCCGCCGGCGACGCCCGGCGTGCTCGATTTCGGCGGGCTCGCGCGTTTCGACGGTCTGACCCTGCACGTCCGCCGCGGCATGGGCGAGCGCCCGGGAGAGCGCCGCTTCCCGGGGCGCGCGCAGGCCTCGGGCGTCGAGATCGAAGCCTACAGTCCGTACACGCCGGGCGACGACCTCCGCCATCTCGACTGGTCGGCGATGGCGCGCCTCGATCAGCTCCTGGTCCGCCGCTTCACCGCCGAGCGCGAAGTGCGGTTTCACGTACTGCTCGACGCGAGCGCCTCGATGGACGCCCCGCCCGAGGACGCAAAGCGCGCCGGCGCGCACGCGCTCGCCGTGGCGCTCGCGTACGTCGGGCTCGCGGCGAACGACGCGGTGCAGGTCGCGTGCCTCCGCGGCGACGGCGCCGTCGCGACCTCGCCCGTCTATCGCCACCGCCGCGGCACCCTCGCGCTCGCCGAGCTGCTGGCCGCGTCGGAGGTCGGGGGTGCGGTTCGGCTCGGCGCCGCGTGCGAGGACTACGCACGGCGCCATCCCGAGGCCGGCGCCGCCCTCCTCGTCTCCGACTTCATGACCGATTCCGCGGAGGTCGAGCGCGGGATCCTCGCGCTCCAGGCACGACGCTTCGAGGTGCATCTCCTGCACGTGATCGGTGCGAGCGAGCTGGATCCGGCGGGCCACTTCACGCGCGGGATCCTGGTCGACGTCGAGACCGGCGCGACCCATCCCATGGTGCTGACGTCCGCGGTGGCCGGGCGCTATCGCGAAGTGCTCGAAGCGCATCTCGCCGCGCTCCGGGAGGTCGCCGCGCGCACGCGCTGCACCTACGCGCGGTGGACGGCTGGAACGGACCTCGCCACCTTCGTCACGGTCGATCTCGCGCAGACCGGACTCGTCCGGCGGCGATGA